The Virgibacillus dokdonensis genome includes a window with the following:
- a CDS encoding beta-ketoacyl synthase N-terminal-like domain-containing protein — protein sequence MQPITISGYDVMTPYGDVKSLPGKTVYDFIDSNKIYITPNSIVEIAKLRRVPKEIRLPCISMYKALKKAKVKIEETEKNPNISIVVGSSFSNLQAISELYLDAEKYGHDKLNPKFFPNTVLNSISGYASIVLNCVGANITISQGRESGKKALEFATDLLEGNKTHKVVLCEVNLNVPDAFQDVIDSDIKPESISSLVLELGGNGDKLASLTSQQFYTLLDLIYQLKTINSI from the coding sequence ATGCAACCAATAACTATAAGTGGATATGATGTGATGACACCTTATGGTGATGTTAAATCATTACCAGGTAAGACCGTTTATGATTTTATAGATTCTAATAAAATCTATATCACACCTAACTCTATCGTTGAAATAGCTAAATTAAGAAGAGTACCCAAGGAAATTAGATTACCATGTATTTCAATGTATAAAGCATTGAAAAAGGCAAAGGTAAAGATTGAAGAAACCGAAAAAAATCCCAATATTAGTATTGTAGTAGGATCTTCTTTTTCAAACTTACAAGCAATTTCAGAACTTTATTTAGACGCTGAAAAATACGGACATGATAAGTTGAATCCCAAATTTTTCCCTAATACTGTTCTAAATTCAATCAGTGGGTATGCTTCAATTGTTTTGAATTGTGTTGGAGCAAACATTACTATTTCACAGGGGCGTGAATCGGGGAAGAAAGCATTAGAATTTGCAACAGATTTACTTGAAGGGAACAAAACTCACAAAGTTGTATTATGTGAAGTGAATTTGAACGTTCCTGATGCTTTTCAAGATGTTATAGATAGTGATATTAAACCTGAAAGTATAAGCAGTTTGGTATTAGAATTGGGTGGGAATGGAGACAAATTAGCCTCTCTAACTAGTCAACAATTTTATACATTGCTTGATTTAATTTATCAATTAAAAACAATAAATAGTATATAG
- a CDS encoding IS66 family insertion sequence element accessory protein TnpB: MVPGERIKTHQMYYWVQQFREHDKTSIKKSTSRETQWLTVQMGDSPLVPPHEKEPIFIHVGSTSIEVRSGTDMNLLSDIIHVLGK; encoded by the coding sequence ATGGTACCGGGGGAAAGAATTAAAACGCATCAGATGTATTATTGGGTGCAACAATTTCGTGAGCACGACAAAACCTCCATAAAGAAAAGCACATCCAGGGAAACACAATGGCTAACCGTTCAAATGGGTGATTCTCCACTTGTACCACCTCACGAGAAAGAACCGATCTTTATTCACGTTGGTTCTACCTCCATTGAAGTGCGATCAGGAACGGATATGAACTTACTCTCGGATATTATTCATGTTTTAGGGAAGTAA
- a CDS encoding class I SAM-dependent methyltransferase: MAENTLFSQEYHQAYKYASYYTGKKIMKIFNQLGLFTKTNDWITINEVLNRINCDYSFVPSVKWALEFVVQEGFIRKNKIEYSLINNKTSIKKPTNFNLKVSLNTIDFISKNWLDVVRGNISPLHLLFRNNNGEIWRTYFGQSNSLYKVHNEWIANYLSGQKLASNMTILELGAGYGSGTREAINKILDKKINYLASDLSNAMCKFIKDKTSYDYLDTLIVNFDKDIALQVNNREFDYILAINALHCSKDILATLNSIKKSLKKGGSLILSECIRDFRSPLMHQEFIFNLLPGYTQKRNNEYFIQGFYYEDDWINVLKDAGFIDINIDLNSGPKKLGAIIKGTI, translated from the coding sequence GTGGCAGAAAATACTCTCTTTTCACAAGAATACCATCAAGCATATAAATATGCATCATACTATACAGGAAAAAAGATAATGAAGATTTTCAATCAATTGGGTTTATTTACTAAAACAAATGATTGGATTACTATTAACGAAGTATTAAATAGAATAAATTGTGATTATTCTTTTGTGCCCAGTGTTAAGTGGGCATTAGAATTCGTAGTTCAAGAAGGTTTTATTAGAAAAAATAAAATAGAATACTCGTTGATTAACAATAAGACATCTATTAAAAAACCTACAAATTTTAATTTAAAGGTATCTCTAAATACAATAGATTTTATTAGCAAGAACTGGTTAGATGTTGTGAGAGGAAATATTTCTCCATTACATTTACTTTTCAGAAATAATAATGGTGAAATCTGGAGAACATATTTTGGGCAAAGTAATTCTTTATATAAAGTTCATAATGAATGGATAGCAAATTATCTCTCTGGACAGAAACTGGCAAGCAATATGACTATTTTAGAGCTGGGTGCTGGTTATGGTTCTGGGACAAGAGAAGCTATTAATAAAATATTAGATAAAAAAATAAACTATCTTGCTTCTGATTTAAGTAATGCTATGTGTAAATTTATCAAAGATAAAACTTCGTATGATTATCTAGATACTTTAATTGTTAATTTTGATAAAGATATAGCTCTGCAAGTTAATAATCGAGAGTTTGATTACATTTTAGCTATAAATGCTTTGCATTGTTCTAAAGATATTTTAGCTACTTTGAATAGCATTAAAAAATCTTTGAAAAAAGGTGGGTCACTTATTTTATCAGAATGTATAAGGGACTTTCGTTCACCATTAATGCATCAAGAGTTTATTTTTAATTTATTACCAGGGTACACTCAAAAACGAAATAATGAATACTTTATTCAAGGTTTTTATTATGAGGATGATTGGATTAATGTTCTAAAAGATGCTGGATTTATAGATATTAATATTGATTTGAATTCCGGCCCCAAAAAACTAGGAGCTATTATTAAGGGGACTATATAA
- the tnpB gene encoding IS66 family insertion sequence element accessory protein TnpB (TnpB, as the term is used for proteins encoded by IS66 family insertion elements, is considered an accessory protein, since TnpC, encoded by a neighboring gene, is a DDE family transposase.): protein MNMTFEKVYLACGSTDMRKSIDGLAAIVIECFDLDPFSPCLFVFCNRKRDKLKILQWEVNGFWLYYRRLEKGTFQWPSDKDTTPISISPRQFRWLLDGMSMNQHQAHREVLARTIL from the coding sequence ATGAATATGACATTTGAAAAAGTGTATTTAGCTTGCGGTAGCACAGATATGCGTAAATCGATTGATGGACTTGCTGCCATTGTGATAGAATGCTTCGATTTAGACCCTTTTTCTCCTTGCCTGTTTGTATTTTGTAACCGAAAGCGTGATAAGTTAAAAATACTGCAATGGGAAGTCAACGGATTTTGGCTGTATTATCGTCGGCTTGAAAAAGGAACATTTCAATGGCCATCCGATAAAGACACAACGCCTATATCTATTAGCCCACGTCAATTTCGCTGGTTGTTGGATGGTATGTCGATGAACCAGCACCAAGCACACAGAGAAGTACTAGCGCGCACCATTCTATAA
- a CDS encoding SDR family NAD(P)-dependent oxidoreductase: MNDFSFDFKGKTALVTGGTRGIGEQLVYDLVESGCNVIFTYSQSKSKAIEMVLELTKTTAVSIRCLKVDFTKNTEIDELMIFLKSIDKIDFLVNNVGVIHDKPLMYLSNSDWNNVLAVNLTIPFILSRELSRKLAVNKGAIVNLSSISGVMGKEGQSNYAASKAGIIGFTKSISKELGPMGVRVNSVAPGYILTEMTEDKIKDRVIKEISLRRIGHTHEISSIIMFLLSSASSYITGKVIVPDGGII, translated from the coding sequence ATGAATGATTTTTCATTTGATTTTAAAGGTAAAACAGCATTGGTTACTGGAGGAACAAGAGGTATAGGTGAGCAATTAGTATATGATTTGGTTGAATCAGGATGTAATGTGATATTCACTTATTCGCAAAGCAAAAGTAAAGCAATAGAAATGGTTCTAGAATTAACCAAAACTACAGCAGTATCTATTAGATGTTTAAAAGTTGATTTTACGAAAAATACAGAAATTGACGAGCTAATGATTTTTTTGAAAAGTATAGATAAAATTGATTTTCTTGTTAATAATGTTGGGGTTATACATGACAAACCTCTCATGTATCTTTCTAATTCAGATTGGAATAATGTTCTTGCTGTAAATTTAACGATTCCATTTATTCTAAGTAGAGAGTTAAGTAGAAAATTAGCAGTTAATAAAGGCGCCATTGTCAATTTATCATCTATTTCTGGAGTAATGGGTAAAGAAGGTCAATCTAATTATGCAGCTTCAAAAGCTGGAATAATTGGTTTTACCAAAAGCATTAGCAAAGAGTTGGGACCGATGGGTGTACGAGTAAATTCAGTAGCTCCGGGATATATTTTAACTGAGATGACAGAAGATAAAATTAAAGATCGTGTAATTAAAGAAATTTCTCTTAGGAGAATAGGACATACTCATGAAATATCATCTATTATAATGTTTTTGTTATCCAGTGCATCGTCTTATATAACAGGCAAAGTAATAGTCCCTGATGGGGGAATTATTTAA
- the tnpC gene encoding IS66 family transposase, whose translation MDKTAETNKNTMEYYQELNEKLELEKEELEAKLKWYEEQFRLLQQQKFGSSSEKTNSDQLSLFNEVEDTSDSNHEEPTVETITYKRKKQLDNLPTETVEYRLPAEEQVCSCCAGELHEMSTQVRKELKVIPAQVKVVEHVQYVYSCRHCEQHEIQTPIQTAKMPAPVFPGSLASPSAMAYTMSQKYVEGMPLYRQEKQFERFGVFIPRQTLANWVIYGATTWLTLIYKEMHTALLELDTIHADETVVQVLSEPGRKATSNSYMWLYRSGHTDVPIILYEYQQTRASKHPRRFLQGYQGYLTVDGYPGYNGIKNVVLIGCWAHARRKFTEALQSLPESSTTTAVKAKEGLDFCNQLFDIERDLKSVSPQERYEQRLERSQPVLDAFSAWLKQQTPRVLPKSKLGKAVTYCRKQWDRLEGFLKDGRLEIDNNCAERSIKPFVIGRKAWLFSNTAKGATSSATVYSIVETAKENGLNPFHYLSYLFERLPNIDTTDREQLAQLLPWSTTMPQECRVPTKSK comes from the coding sequence ATGGATAAAACAGCGGAAACAAACAAGAACACAATGGAATATTATCAAGAGCTCAACGAAAAGCTAGAGTTGGAAAAAGAAGAGCTAGAAGCAAAATTAAAATGGTATGAAGAACAATTTAGATTGCTTCAACAACAAAAATTCGGCTCTTCTAGCGAGAAGACCAATTCTGACCAACTGTCTCTTTTTAACGAGGTAGAGGACACTTCGGATTCCAACCATGAAGAGCCTACGGTGGAGACGATTACATATAAACGCAAGAAGCAATTAGACAACCTGCCTACGGAAACGGTAGAATACCGTTTACCTGCTGAGGAACAGGTGTGTTCGTGTTGCGCTGGTGAACTGCATGAAATGAGCACGCAAGTGCGTAAAGAATTAAAGGTTATTCCTGCGCAGGTGAAAGTGGTGGAACATGTCCAGTACGTCTATAGCTGTCGCCATTGTGAACAACATGAGATACAAACGCCTATTCAAACAGCTAAAATGCCAGCGCCTGTGTTTCCAGGGAGTTTAGCCTCTCCTTCCGCCATGGCCTATACGATGTCGCAAAAATACGTGGAAGGAATGCCGTTGTATCGCCAAGAGAAGCAATTCGAACGATTTGGCGTCTTTATTCCACGTCAAACACTAGCTAATTGGGTCATATATGGTGCGACCACTTGGCTTACACTCATTTACAAAGAGATGCATACCGCCCTATTAGAATTGGATACCATACATGCAGATGAAACAGTTGTACAAGTTTTATCTGAACCAGGTAGAAAAGCTACTTCCAATTCGTATATGTGGCTGTATCGCTCTGGACACACGGATGTGCCAATCATTTTGTATGAGTACCAGCAAACAAGAGCATCCAAACATCCACGACGATTCCTACAGGGATATCAGGGCTACTTAACAGTAGACGGTTACCCTGGTTATAATGGAATAAAGAATGTCGTTCTGATTGGTTGCTGGGCGCATGCACGTCGTAAATTCACAGAAGCATTACAATCGCTTCCCGAATCTTCGACCACTACAGCGGTAAAAGCGAAAGAAGGCTTAGACTTTTGTAATCAATTATTCGATATCGAACGCGACCTAAAGAGCGTTAGCCCACAGGAACGTTATGAACAACGTTTGGAGCGCAGTCAGCCCGTGCTGGATGCTTTTTCAGCATGGCTAAAACAGCAAACGCCGCGTGTTCTTCCGAAGAGTAAACTAGGCAAAGCTGTTACCTATTGCCGTAAACAATGGGATCGCTTAGAAGGATTTTTAAAGGATGGAAGATTGGAGATAGACAACAACTGCGCAGAGCGGTCGATCAAGCCTTTTGTGATCGGAAGAAAAGCTTGGCTTTTTAGTAATACCGCCAAAGGAGCTACATCCAGCGCCACTGTTTATAGCATAGTGGAAACAGCCAAGGAAAACGGATTAAATCCATTCCATTATCTTAGCTACTTATTTGAACGACTTCCCAATATAGATACAACAGATAGGGAACAACTAGCCCAACTCTTACCGTGGTCAACCACGATGCCTCAAGAGTGTCGCGTTCCTACGAAATCTAAGTAA
- a CDS encoding RnfABCDGE type electron transport complex subunit D — protein MTKFKAVIDWGDYKIDPRYCIILFLGAFIIAGQTYLNFQQGIPQVIASIVTTVTTEIILGKLILKKWIYPLSPLITGMGLSLLLSSNLIWPYILAGFLSIVFKYVLRFKGSHIFNPNNIAVVFMITLLPSYVLISPKQWSNGYLMMFIILILGIIVVIIAKRLAITLTFIISFMIIGILRHFIFGAPLLVALGPIMGASMQLFFFFMVTDPKTTPNSRKDQIYFGIVVAILDGVLRLYRIPFAPFYALFLTSIVFMIPYRYLINRRVLKEGEI, from the coding sequence GTGACAAAATTTAAAGCAGTTATAGACTGGGGAGATTATAAAATTGACCCCAGATATTGCATAATATTATTTTTAGGTGCTTTTATTATTGCTGGACAAACATATTTAAACTTTCAACAAGGAATTCCTCAAGTTATTGCATCAATTGTTACAACAGTAACCACAGAGATTATTTTAGGGAAACTCATTTTGAAAAAATGGATATATCCATTAAGTCCTTTAATAACAGGTATGGGATTAAGTTTATTATTAAGTTCTAATTTAATTTGGCCATATATATTAGCAGGATTTCTTTCAATTGTTTTTAAATATGTACTAAGGTTTAAGGGGAGTCATATATTTAATCCTAATAATATAGCAGTTGTTTTCATGATTACCCTTCTACCATCGTATGTGTTAATTTCACCTAAACAGTGGTCAAATGGTTATTTGATGATGTTTATTATTCTTATATTAGGAATAATCGTAGTAATTATAGCTAAAAGATTAGCGATCACTCTAACATTTATAATTTCTTTCATGATTATTGGTATTTTAAGGCACTTTATTTTTGGAGCACCTTTATTGGTAGCATTAGGACCAATTATGGGAGCATCAATGCAATTGTTCTTTTTCTTCATGGTGACAGATCCAAAAACTACTCCAAATTCTAGAAAAGATCAAATATATTTTGGAATAGTTGTGGCAATTTTAGATGGAGTGCTTCGTTTATATAGAATACCTTTTGCTCCTTTCTATGCTTTATTTTTAACTAGCATTGTGTTCATGATTCCATATCGTTATTTGATTAATCGAAGAGTGTTAAAAGAAGGAGAGATATAA
- a CDS encoding beta-ketoacyl synthase N-terminal-like domain-containing protein: MKTLITGSSILCSAGISMEEAWSSFLNQKNTMSRRYYNLGTEYTQNFPVYPIRELDLSTWFSSKELNLIKKIPFFNDKDFQFLLVAIKQLIIESNLEVSNNNRISLVIAHENPGVNNLTDSLLKEDFYNKNLKESFQNYQEDFFHIQTFPHIFYLAKIFGFKGQNYIVNNACASGSYGLDLANSLIKSKKSDIAIVVSSDYAHPTEFLWLNKKGFCSNKETILPFSLSGDGTVLGDGASAILLESEEHAFNRTANVKCEYVGGAFQQETWRMTLPNVKENSYSQVIDQVIKDSKVNTIDLIIPHGTGNYLWDKYEMKEIIKSFSGKQQPFISGFKQYIGHTLGASSLLEITILIECLCKNIILPIHYKVRDESSPKFMTKNIIKQKVRQENLKTVMKTVSAYGGFTSASIFKKV; the protein is encoded by the coding sequence ATGAAAACGTTAATTACTGGGTCAAGTATATTATGTTCAGCTGGAATCAGTATGGAGGAAGCTTGGTCATCTTTTTTAAATCAAAAAAATACTATGAGTAGGCGCTATTATAATTTAGGAACAGAATACACTCAAAATTTTCCTGTATACCCAATTAGAGAATTAGATTTATCGACTTGGTTTAGTAGTAAAGAATTAAATTTAATAAAGAAAATTCCTTTTTTTAACGACAAAGACTTTCAATTCTTATTAGTAGCAATTAAACAATTAATAATTGAATCAAATTTAGAAGTTAGCAATAATAACAGAATTAGTTTAGTTATTGCTCATGAAAATCCAGGTGTGAATAATTTAACTGATTCATTACTGAAAGAAGATTTTTATAATAAGAATCTAAAAGAATCATTTCAAAATTATCAAGAGGATTTTTTCCATATACAAACCTTTCCGCATATATTTTATTTAGCAAAAATTTTTGGGTTTAAAGGTCAAAATTATATTGTTAATAATGCCTGTGCATCTGGAAGTTACGGATTAGATTTAGCTAATTCATTAATTAAAAGCAAAAAATCTGATATAGCTATTGTAGTTTCATCTGATTATGCACATCCAACTGAATTTCTTTGGTTGAATAAAAAAGGTTTTTGTTCTAATAAAGAGACAATATTGCCATTTTCACTTTCGGGAGATGGAACCGTTCTAGGTGATGGTGCATCAGCAATTTTGTTAGAGTCAGAAGAACACGCTTTTAATCGAACAGCTAATGTAAAGTGTGAATACGTAGGGGGGGCTTTCCAGCAAGAGACATGGAGAATGACATTGCCAAATGTAAAGGAAAATTCTTATTCACAAGTTATTGATCAAGTTATTAAGGATTCTAAGGTAAATACTATTGATTTAATTATCCCCCATGGAACGGGTAATTACCTTTGGGATAAATATGAGATGAAGGAAATTATAAAATCTTTCAGTGGAAAACAACAACCATTTATAAGTGGATTTAAACAGTATATAGGGCATACTTTGGGAGCAAGCAGTTTATTAGAAATTACAATTTTAATAGAATGTTTGTGTAAAAATATTATTTTACCAATTCATTATAAAGTAAGAGATGAGAGTTCTCCAAAATTCATGACAAAGAATATTATAAAGCAAAAAGTTAGACAAGAAAATTTAAAAACAGTAATGAAAACAGTTTCTGCGTATGGAGGTTTTACATCAGCTTCCATTTTCAAAAAAGTTTAG
- a CDS encoding CRTAC1 family protein, with translation MKFRYILIVLVVLCVGCSSNEKSNTLGKSDTKNKHDISFKYADITEEAGVKFQHTKPQFDSKVDNIMPWIASIGSSVAVVDYNQDGYYDLYFTNSEIGTENALFENDGNGSFKKVESEINNINQDGISTTALFFDYDNDGFPDLFVGSWGHSKLFKNNGDGSFTDVTEESGINEFGYPAKAIAIDYNQDGYLDIYVGNYFRSENNLWDLDTTKIMHDDFETALNGGDNYLYRNNGDGTFTEVANEMSVDDTGWTLATGSVDLNGDGYPDIYNANDFGPDSIYINQEGEGFEKITQSNNFGNDTHKGMNVDFADIFHEGEYGIYVSNVSKESYIIEGNDFWYPKENGEYENIADKLNINYAGFSWGAKFFDVDNSGEFSLIVTNGFITGESSEDYWFDLGTLVTTPGNVVEDTKNWPTIGDKDLSGDESKFLFLNQGDNKEFIDVAEEAGINFTYDGRGVSPIDIDNSGELDLVFANQNAPAKVYKNEISNDNNWINIELEGSFPSNIDAIGAKVTITTENKETLIEKDGGNGFGGQSDPRIHFGTGSEEIINEIKIEWPSGRTQSLEDVKTNQFLYIKEDSSLTLKN, from the coding sequence ATGAAATTTAGATATATATTGATTGTTTTAGTAGTATTATGTGTTGGCTGCAGTAGTAATGAAAAATCGAACACATTAGGAAAATCTGATACAAAAAATAAGCACGATATCTCTTTTAAATATGCAGATATAACAGAAGAAGCAGGTGTTAAATTTCAGCACACAAAACCTCAGTTTGATTCTAAGGTAGATAATATTATGCCATGGATAGCTTCAATTGGGTCATCTGTTGCTGTTGTTGATTACAACCAAGATGGGTATTATGATTTATATTTTACTAATTCTGAAATTGGAACTGAGAATGCTTTATTTGAAAATGATGGGAATGGTAGTTTTAAAAAGGTTGAGAGTGAAATAAATAATATTAATCAAGATGGTATTTCTACTACTGCTCTATTTTTTGATTATGATAATGATGGATTTCCAGATTTATTTGTTGGTAGCTGGGGACATAGTAAGTTATTTAAAAACAATGGAGATGGATCATTTACCGATGTAACCGAGGAATCAGGTATTAATGAATTTGGGTATCCAGCTAAAGCTATTGCTATAGATTATAATCAAGATGGTTATTTGGATATATATGTTGGCAACTATTTCAGAAGTGAAAATAACTTATGGGATCTTGATACAACAAAAATAATGCATGATGATTTTGAGACAGCTTTGAATGGCGGAGATAATTATCTTTATAGAAATAATGGAGATGGTACATTCACTGAAGTAGCTAATGAAATGAGTGTAGATGATACTGGTTGGACTTTAGCTACGGGGTCAGTTGATTTAAATGGTGATGGGTATCCAGATATATATAATGCTAATGACTTTGGTCCGGACTCAATATATATTAATCAGGAAGGGGAAGGATTTGAAAAAATTACTCAATCAAATAACTTTGGAAATGATACTCACAAAGGAATGAATGTTGATTTTGCCGATATTTTTCATGAAGGGGAATATGGAATATATGTAAGTAATGTTAGCAAAGAGTCTTATATAATTGAAGGAAATGATTTTTGGTATCCCAAAGAAAATGGAGAGTATGAAAACATAGCAGATAAGCTTAATATTAACTATGCTGGTTTTTCATGGGGAGCGAAATTTTTTGATGTAGACAATTCTGGAGAATTTAGTTTAATAGTCACAAATGGATTCATAACTGGTGAGAGTAGTGAAGATTATTGGTTTGATTTAGGAACTCTTGTAACTACGCCAGGAAATGTAGTAGAGGATACTAAAAATTGGCCTACTATTGGAGATAAAGATTTGTCAGGAGATGAAAGCAAATTTTTATTTTTAAATCAAGGAGATAATAAAGAATTTATAGATGTTGCAGAGGAAGCAGGGATTAATTTTACTTATGATGGTAGAGGAGTATCCCCAATAGATATAGACAACTCAGGAGAATTAGATTTGGTTTTCGCTAATCAAAATGCTCCAGCAAAGGTTTATAAAAATGAAATTAGTAATGATAATAATTGGATAAATATTGAACTCGAAGGTAGTTTTCCAAGTAACATAGATGCAATTGGAGCAAAAGTAACTATCACTACTGAAAATAAAGAAACTCTAATTGAAAAGGATGGTGGAAATGGTTTTGGAGGACAAAGTGATCCACGTATTCATTTTGGAACAGGGTCTGAAGAAATAATTAATGAGATAAAAATAGAATGGCCAAGCGGTAGAACACAATCATTAGAAGATGTAAAAACAAATCAATTTCTTTATATTAAAGAAGACTCTTCTCTCACTTTAAAGAATTAA
- a CDS encoding GNAT family N-acetyltransferase, which produces MRIDQQEFIVSDTTYVIRSAKNIDAKELSEIRLQIDGETENLDREKGEAFIDIQGFEELIKTDTENKKNLFLVAVIHDKIVGFSRCEGNRLKRFAHKVEFGVCILKDYWGYGIGKNLLKESIAWADSNGIKKITLNVLETNEKAINLYENFGFKTEGILKNDKLLSDKEYYNTIVMGRFNG; this is translated from the coding sequence ATGAGAATTGATCAGCAAGAATTTATTGTAAGCGATACAACCTATGTAATTAGATCTGCTAAAAATATAGACGCAAAGGAATTGTCTGAAATCAGATTGCAAATCGATGGAGAGACTGAAAACCTTGACAGAGAAAAAGGTGAAGCATTTATAGACATTCAAGGTTTTGAAGAACTAATTAAAACAGATACAGAAAATAAGAAGAACCTTTTTTTAGTTGCTGTAATTCATGACAAGATTGTCGGCTTTTCAAGATGCGAAGGCAATCGTTTGAAAAGGTTTGCACACAAAGTAGAGTTTGGGGTTTGTATCCTAAAAGATTATTGGGGTTATGGAATTGGTAAGAATCTACTAAAAGAATCAATTGCCTGGGCTGACTCAAACGGAATAAAAAAAATAACCTTAAATGTTCTTGAGACAAATGAGAAAGCAATAAATCTCTATGAGAATTTCGGCTTCAAAACCGAAGGGATTTTGAAAAATGACAAACTTTTATCGGATAAAGAATACTACAATACCATTGTAATGGGAAGATTTAATGGATGA
- a CDS encoding beta-ketoacyl-[acyl-carrier-protein] synthase family protein, whose amino-acid sequence MGKLGGDEMREIAISGLGLISSIGTDLNSSWNNILEGASGADKVKKFSETPFHNYNACEIKKLTSIVSKNSYMGSATSLFFETVKQALEDASLSINNTMSVGISIGTTMGEIDSLENHLLNNSKWKGKAGPNVIADQIYEKLNLQGPKWTITNACAAGNIAISRAMEDIIKGNADVMIAGGVDILSWVALSGFNSLKALSPDQCRPFDKNRRGLLLGEGSGVVILESKEHLRKRAKKRKALLVGYGLSSDAHHITQPDPEGDGASLAMKKAIEMGNISKEDIGYISAHGTGTVANDLMENVAIKKVFGTNNPLVSSIKGHIGHTLGAASAIEAIISVKILNTGMIPHTLNLKKVDPNINLNLVKGAPFKKSIDYVLSNSYAFGGVNSSLLIRR is encoded by the coding sequence ATGGGGAAATTAGGAGGAGATGAAATGAGAGAAATAGCTATATCAGGTCTTGGTTTAATTTCATCAATAGGTACTGATTTGAATAGTAGCTGGAACAATATTTTGGAAGGAGCCAGTGGTGCTGATAAGGTGAAAAAATTTTCAGAAACCCCTTTTCATAATTATAATGCTTGCGAAATTAAAAAGTTGACATCAATAGTTAGTAAGAATAGCTACATGGGGAGTGCAACGTCCCTTTTTTTTGAAACAGTGAAACAAGCTTTAGAAGACGCCTCTCTTTCTATAAATAATACAATGAGTGTAGGAATATCTATTGGTACAACTATGGGAGAGATTGATAGTCTAGAAAATCATTTATTAAATAATTCAAAGTGGAAAGGAAAAGCGGGACCCAATGTAATTGCTGATCAAATATACGAAAAGTTGAATTTACAAGGACCTAAATGGACTATAACAAACGCTTGTGCTGCTGGTAATATTGCTATTTCAAGAGCTATGGAAGACATAATAAAAGGAAATGCGGATGTGATGATAGCTGGTGGAGTTGATATTCTTTCTTGGGTGGCACTTTCTGGATTTAATAGTTTAAAAGCGTTGAGTCCGGACCAATGTAGACCCTTTGATAAGAACAGAAGAGGACTATTATTAGGAGAAGGTTCCGGTGTTGTGATTTTAGAAAGTAAAGAACATTTAAGAAAAAGGGCTAAAAAAAGAAAGGCTCTTCTTGTAGGATATGGATTAAGTTCAGATGCTCATCATATTACTCAACCAGATCCAGAGGGAGATGGGGCATCATTGGCAATGAAAAAAGCTATTGAGATGGGGAATATATCTAAAGAGGATATTGGTTATATCAGTGCACATGGTACTGGTACAGTAGCAAATGATTTAATGGAAAATGTAGCAATTAAAAAAGTTTTTGGAACTAATAATCCTTTAGTAAGCTCAATAAAGGGACATATTGGTCATACTTTAGGAGCTGCAAGTGCTATCGAGGCGATTATATCAGTGAAAATCTTGAATACAGGAATGATTCCTCATACACTAAATTTAAAAAAAGTTGATCCAAATATAAATTTAAATTTAGTAAAAGGGGCTCCATTTAAAAAAAGTATAGACTATGTTTTGTCGAATTCTTATGCCTTTGGAGGCGTAAATTCCTCATTATTAATTAGGAGGTAA